Proteins encoded by one window of Pueribacillus theae:
- a CDS encoding tyrosine-type recombinase/integrase, whose amino-acid sequence MASVQELIKGKKYKLVVELGYLPSGKRDRRTRTVEASGKRAAKRMLKEFEDEVMEKMNLNEEMFFVSFTEKWLNNYAKPELEKPTLENYKSALQTISDYFIDFRMKDITPLSITEYFNYEKEQGRASLEAKYKVLLSIYKYAVKWKVIKEEDNPMVEIEMPKPSKKQNIDFYRAHEIPILMEAIQTLDIKNQIITKLALFGGLRRGEIAGLAADVCDFKNNRIEVKRSLQHSKTGGLRLKETKEEDTRLVVIPAALMKELHTYYIKRLNLKMEMGPLWKGFKDINDNEVFLIFADEYGVPYRPDAISKFWKRFMKTFEGKIRRVRFHDLRHSSATIALTEGAREGITSKTIQKRLGHKDIKTTLKFYSHVTEEDDKKASDVFDKYL is encoded by the coding sequence ATGGCATCTGTACAAGAATTAATAAAAGGTAAAAAGTATAAGTTAGTTGTTGAGTTGGGTTATTTACCTAGCGGAAAAAGAGATAGGAGAACTAGAACAGTTGAAGCAAGTGGAAAAAGAGCAGCAAAACGTATGCTTAAAGAATTCGAAGATGAAGTAATGGAAAAAATGAATTTAAATGAGGAAATGTTTTTTGTTTCCTTTACAGAAAAGTGGTTGAATAACTACGCCAAACCTGAGTTAGAAAAACCTACTTTAGAAAATTACAAATCCGCCCTCCAAACTATTTCCGATTACTTCATCGACTTTAGAATGAAAGACATAACACCACTGAGCATCACCGAATACTTCAATTACGAAAAAGAACAAGGACGTGCATCTCTTGAAGCGAAATACAAGGTTTTACTTTCTATATATAAATATGCTGTAAAGTGGAAAGTGATAAAAGAAGAAGATAACCCAATGGTAGAAATTGAAATGCCAAAACCATCCAAGAAACAAAACATCGATTTTTATAGAGCGCACGAAATTCCTATTTTAATGGAAGCCATTCAAACATTAGATATCAAAAATCAAATCATAACAAAGTTGGCTTTGTTTGGCGGATTAAGGCGAGGGGAAATAGCAGGTCTGGCAGCAGATGTTTGTGACTTTAAGAATAATCGCATCGAAGTAAAGCGATCATTGCAGCATTCTAAAACGGGAGGGTTAAGATTAAAAGAAACAAAGGAAGAGGATACAAGGCTTGTTGTGATACCAGCGGCCCTCATGAAAGAACTGCACACATATTATATAAAAAGACTTAATTTAAAAATGGAAATGGGGCCACTTTGGAAAGGTTTCAAAGATATAAATGATAACGAGGTTTTTCTAATTTTTGCAGATGAATATGGTGTTCCGTATCGGCCTGACGCTATATCGAAGTTTTGGAAAAGGTTTATGAAAACCTTTGAAGGAAAAATCAGGCGTGTAAGGTTTCATGATCTGCGGCACAGCTCCGCTACGATCGCACTCACCGAAGGCGCGAGGGAAGGAATAACATCTAAAACAATACAAAAGCGGCTAGGACATAAAGATATAAAAACGACACTCAAATTTTATAGCCACGTGACCGAGGAAGATGATAAGAAAGCGAGCGATGTTTTTGATAAATATTTGTGA
- a CDS encoding XRE family transcriptional regulator — METGNIIKALRESRGLTQQQLAEIVGAKTYTTITKWESGENFPKGRDIRKLSEYFKVSSDYILGLDESNIPKINEYPYFPVSISAGLPLEVNGITDKSVETITIPDSIMGKWAGQSDIYIMKVNGESMNKVIPHESLIAVKSIELSNLKDGDIVVYSDNHDYSVKRFYDDKKNERIIFSPDSTDRSFTDYVIPYTETSNLKIHGKVILYIVELD, encoded by the coding sequence ATGGAAACTGGAAACATTATAAAAGCATTAAGAGAATCAAGGGGGCTAACCCAACAACAACTTGCTGAAATAGTTGGGGCAAAAACTTATACCACAATTACAAAATGGGAAAGTGGAGAAAACTTCCCTAAAGGTAGAGACATACGAAAATTAAGCGAGTATTTTAAAGTAAGTTCTGATTATATTCTCGGCCTGGATGAAAGTAATATCCCTAAAATAAACGAATACCCTTACTTTCCTGTTAGTATTTCAGCTGGATTACCACTTGAAGTAAATGGAATCACTGACAAAAGTGTAGAAACAATAACAATCCCGGATTCTATCATGGGTAAATGGGCGGGACAAAGCGACATTTACATAATGAAAGTAAATGGTGAATCAATGAACAAAGTTATCCCGCATGAATCTTTAATAGCTGTAAAATCTATTGAACTATCAAATTTAAAAGATGGCGACATAGTAGTTTACAGCGATAATCATGACTACTCAGTGAAACGCTTTTATGACGACAAAAAGAACGAAAGAATCATATTTAGTCCTGATTCGACAGACAGAAGTTTCACAGATTACGTGATTCCATACACTGAAACTAGCAATTTGAAAATTCACGGAAAAGTAATCCTTTATATTGTGGAATTAGATTAA
- a CDS encoding helix-turn-helix domain-containing protein: MITIAELRAKHGKMSQKELAEKIGTSQTTISSWEKDISVISAPHLKRLCVFFNVSADDLLGIDLTDKKFCS; encoded by the coding sequence TTGATAACCATTGCAGAATTAAGGGCTAAACACGGAAAAATGTCGCAAAAAGAACTAGCTGAAAAAATCGGAACGTCTCAAACAACGATTAGTTCTTGGGAAAAAGACATAAGTGTCATATCTGCACCGCACTTAAAACGGCTATGTGTATTTTTTAATGTAAGTGCTGATGACTTACTAGGGATTGATTTAACAGATAAAAAATTTTGCAGTTAA
- a CDS encoding phage antirepressor KilAC domain-containing protein codes for MNQLIPTQQNSEGNLLVSGRDLHEFLEIKTKYADWFNRMKEYGFVENIDFILVTQKRETNNPKNPFTEITDHHIKIPMAKEIAMLQRNEKGKQARLYFLELEEKWNSPEMVMKRAMDYLNARVEKLQTSNLLLEQQVNELKPKATYYDMVLQNKSLLSVSKIAKDYGMSAIKMNRLLHDLGVQYKQGDIWLLYTKHQDKGYTQTHTHVIDVDNSRVSTKWTQKGRLFIYELLKQEGILPLIEREETA; via the coding sequence ATGAATCAATTAATCCCAACGCAACAAAACAGCGAAGGTAACTTATTAGTCAGCGGTCGTGATTTACATGAGTTTTTGGAAATAAAAACAAAATACGCTGATTGGTTCAATCGAATGAAAGAATATGGATTCGTTGAAAACATTGACTTTATATTGGTTACCCAAAAAAGAGAAACCAATAATCCTAAGAATCCGTTCACTGAAATTACAGACCATCACATCAAAATTCCAATGGCAAAAGAAATCGCTATGCTGCAACGTAACGAAAAAGGAAAACAAGCCCGTTTGTACTTTCTTGAATTAGAGGAAAAATGGAACAGCCCCGAAATGGTCATGAAAAGGGCAATGGACTATCTAAATGCTCGTGTCGAAAAACTTCAAACTTCTAATCTGCTGCTTGAACAACAGGTTAATGAGTTGAAACCTAAAGCCACATACTACGACATGGTATTGCAAAACAAGTCACTCCTGTCGGTTTCCAAAATTGCCAAGGATTACGGCATGAGCGCTATTAAAATGAACAGGCTGCTTCATGATTTAGGCGTTCAGTACAAGCAGGGTGACATTTGGCTGCTATATACAAAGCATCAAGACAAAGGCTACACACAAACACATACGCATGTAATTGATGTCGACAATTCAAGGGTTAGCACCAAATGGACGCAAAAAGGAAGATTGTTTATTTACGAATTGTTAAAGCAAGAAGGTATTTTACCACTTATCGAACGCGAAGAAACAGCATAA
- a CDS encoding helix-turn-helix transcriptional regulator, translating to MNKRLIRGAKALSEYLKSINCSMSEATIYRLVKRKDIPFKRPAPGILIFDLDAIDSWLSYEDVESM from the coding sequence TTGAACAAACGTTTAATTAGAGGAGCTAAAGCGTTGTCTGAATACCTAAAGTCAATCAATTGCAGTATGTCTGAAGCAACGATTTACCGGTTAGTTAAGCGAAAAGACATCCCGTTTAAACGTCCTGCACCAGGAATATTAATTTTTGACCTAGACGCTATTGATAGCTGGTTGTCGTATGAAGATGTCGAATCAATGTGA
- a CDS encoding VRR-NUC domain-containing protein yields MSKPLEKHIETKIRGYLDGLGAYHIKTHGSAYSRAGTPDIICCINGKFVAIEVKRPTGVISELQKAHIRLIEQAGGVAFVAYSVADTKEQLQRFDVI; encoded by the coding sequence TTGAGTAAACCGCTTGAAAAACACATTGAAACCAAGATTAGAGGTTATTTGGATGGCCTTGGCGCTTACCACATTAAAACTCATGGAAGTGCATACAGCAGGGCCGGAACACCTGATATTATATGCTGCATCAATGGGAAATTCGTGGCCATTGAAGTGAAACGTCCAACCGGTGTAATAAGTGAGCTTCAAAAAGCGCATATCAGATTAATTGAACAGGCGGGAGGTGTGGCCTTTGTCGCTTACAGCGTCGCAGATACAAAAGAGCAGCTACAGCGATTCGATGTTATATGA
- a CDS encoding SNF2-related protein, producing MSLTASQIQKSSYSDSMLYDFQRDLLNNIEPNYIIAADTGTGKTMMAIHHYLKHNKGEPLLIVAPPQKIKEGGWQRELDFVASKYNIEIPYDILSYGVLSKRWKEYKNWFLVMDECHYVKNPTSQRGKAAIKLTQQSTHFLLLSATPSSNGWGDTIAYMIMFGYYKNKTQFLREHAIYNRIDYGNGPVNVVSDFRDQEILQKIYQSFSIKLAKEDCLDLPPLVFEKIHFNPSKEYNIIKKDRVLGEELFDNIAKLQHGLRFYANQSDKLKYTEMLLEGTEENIIIFYNYKQENEELKKIAKKLKKKVFEVSGSKTNLPDKVVWPELKNSVTIVQYQAGAAGIELQYANIVVFYSPTYSYQDYEQALGRAYRNGQTKKVTVYQYITKGTVETNIYKALDAKKDFTEELFRREIVN from the coding sequence TTGTCGCTTACAGCGTCGCAGATACAAAAGAGCAGCTACAGCGATTCGATGTTATATGACTTTCAACGCGATTTGCTAAACAACATAGAACCTAACTACATAATCGCTGCCGATACAGGAACCGGAAAAACAATGATGGCTATACACCATTATTTGAAGCATAACAAAGGTGAACCACTATTAATTGTAGCACCCCCACAAAAAATCAAAGAAGGCGGCTGGCAAAGGGAACTAGACTTTGTGGCCAGCAAATACAACATAGAGATTCCTTATGACATTCTTAGTTATGGTGTGCTGTCAAAACGATGGAAAGAATATAAAAATTGGTTCCTTGTAATGGACGAGTGCCATTACGTCAAAAATCCAACAAGCCAAAGAGGAAAGGCCGCAATAAAACTTACTCAACAAAGTACACATTTTTTATTGTTGTCTGCTACGCCTTCCAGTAATGGGTGGGGAGACACGATTGCTTACATGATCATGTTTGGTTATTACAAAAACAAAACACAATTTTTGAGAGAGCATGCAATTTATAACCGCATCGACTATGGTAACGGGCCTGTGAATGTTGTTTCTGATTTTCGGGACCAAGAAATACTTCAGAAGATTTATCAATCTTTTTCTATCAAACTGGCAAAGGAAGATTGTTTAGATTTGCCGCCATTGGTATTCGAGAAGATTCATTTTAATCCATCTAAGGAATACAACATCATTAAAAAAGACCGGGTGTTAGGCGAAGAGTTGTTTGACAACATTGCTAAACTGCAGCATGGCCTACGGTTTTATGCCAACCAATCGGACAAGCTTAAATATACCGAAATGCTCCTGGAAGGAACAGAAGAAAATATCATCATTTTCTACAACTATAAACAGGAGAATGAAGAGCTGAAGAAAATTGCCAAAAAACTGAAAAAGAAAGTGTTTGAAGTGTCCGGCAGTAAAACCAATTTACCGGATAAGGTAGTCTGGCCAGAATTAAAAAATAGCGTAACCATTGTTCAGTACCAAGCAGGAGCTGCAGGTATTGAATTGCAGTACGCAAACATAGTTGTCTTTTATTCGCCCACATACAGTTACCAGGACTATGAGCAAGCCCTTGGTCGAGCATATAGGAACGGTCAGACAAAGAAAGTTACTGTCTATCAATACATCACAAAAGGAACGGTTGAAACCAATATTTATAAGGCACTGGATGCCAAAAAAGACTTTACTGAAGAATTGTTCAGAAGGGAGATAGTTAATTGA
- a CDS encoding YqaJ viral recombinase family protein: MSILPVNQDKNVTENREIYVGGSDVPTILGLNKYKTQFELAQEKVGIVKSEFKGNEYTHFGNVMEPQIRDYINLVNETDFKPDTKTDKNRYVRSNTDGYDFENNMILEIKTHGANPTLKVYEAQMQLYMAQYGCEYGWLALYNRPDNFDTEFDSSRLKIEVVERDDEYVNQIYEAIETFWIRCEFLRDNPKATEQEFYNFGQNEVQVIANQVSKLEIQLAGFKEIEKQYKEAKQKLHDAMEEYDIKKFETDHIVITRVLPTERKSIDSTRLKKELPDIASRYERVSKVSGSVRIKLKEAN, translated from the coding sequence TTGAGTATTTTACCAGTTAACCAGGATAAAAACGTTACTGAAAACAGGGAAATATATGTAGGCGGATCTGATGTTCCTACTATTCTTGGCCTAAACAAATACAAAACTCAATTTGAATTAGCCCAAGAAAAAGTAGGCATTGTAAAGAGTGAGTTTAAGGGGAACGAATACACACATTTTGGAAATGTCATGGAGCCACAAATCAGGGATTACATTAATTTGGTGAATGAAACTGATTTTAAGCCGGACACCAAAACAGACAAAAACCGTTATGTTCGAAGCAATACAGACGGTTACGACTTCGAAAACAATATGATTTTAGAAATCAAAACACACGGTGCTAATCCGACACTAAAAGTATATGAAGCGCAAATGCAGCTATATATGGCTCAATATGGTTGTGAATATGGCTGGTTGGCTTTGTATAATCGTCCAGATAACTTTGACACAGAGTTTGATAGCAGCCGTTTAAAAATCGAAGTCGTTGAACGTGACGATGAATATGTAAATCAAATTTATGAAGCGATTGAGACGTTTTGGATCCGTTGTGAATTTTTAAGGGATAACCCAAAAGCAACGGAACAAGAGTTTTATAACTTTGGCCAGAATGAAGTCCAGGTTATTGCTAACCAGGTAAGTAAATTAGAAATACAGTTAGCCGGCTTCAAGGAAATTGAAAAGCAGTATAAAGAAGCAAAACAAAAGCTTCATGATGCCATGGAAGAGTACGACATTAAGAAATTTGAAACGGACCATATAGTAATTACCCGCGTGCTGCCAACTGAAAGAAAGTCGATTGATAGTACCCGGTTAAAGAAAGAGCTTCCGGACATTGCTTCACGGTATGAACGAGTTTCAAAGGTTTCTGGAAGTGTTCGAATTAAGTTGAAGGAGGCTAATTGA
- a CDS encoding AAA family ATPase: MSVLPKNERKIAKETPRNFVIFGGTMHGKTYFADEFPNPLNLNTDGNAEMIETPSININNQRDSKGKITRSASDLLSEIILELETTNHTFETIVIDVIDDIVTMFEQEITEEHGVKSVGDISWGKGHQMLEMMVRVFVMRLKELSMKKQINILYLSRLTIIEENDVETYVPSLKLKWLNIVNGNSDYTILCRKVGKNYIRKVESKRKNYTRDKVDDERIASLLDTVIGAYDKSKKTSTDEAKKIVQQQEEAAKAQQEAARRARQQEAQQEQINAEEAPAEPKEDKPKTEPKQEPPKTEGPQPKVAGRPARISPQV, translated from the coding sequence ATGTCAGTCTTACCTAAAAACGAGAGAAAAATAGCGAAAGAAACGCCGCGTAACTTTGTAATTTTCGGTGGAACTATGCATGGAAAAACATACTTTGCAGACGAGTTTCCAAACCCTCTAAACCTTAATACAGATGGGAACGCAGAAATGATTGAAACGCCATCAATCAATATTAATAATCAGCGTGATTCAAAAGGCAAAATAACGCGTTCTGCAAGTGATTTGCTATCTGAAATCATCCTGGAACTTGAAACGACAAATCACACGTTTGAAACAATTGTCATTGACGTAATCGATGACATCGTTACGATGTTTGAACAGGAAATTACAGAAGAGCATGGGGTTAAATCAGTCGGCGATATCAGTTGGGGAAAAGGTCACCAAATGCTTGAAATGATGGTCCGGGTCTTTGTCATGAGACTAAAAGAATTATCCATGAAAAAACAGATCAACATTCTTTATCTTTCCCGCCTAACAATCATTGAAGAAAACGATGTGGAAACTTACGTCCCTTCCTTGAAATTAAAATGGCTGAACATTGTAAATGGTAACAGTGACTACACGATCCTTTGCCGCAAAGTTGGTAAGAACTACATTCGCAAAGTCGAATCCAAACGAAAAAACTATACTCGCGACAAGGTAGACGATGAACGGATTGCCAGTTTACTAGATACGGTTATTGGTGCTTATGATAAGTCGAAAAAGACAAGCACGGATGAAGCAAAGAAGATAGTCCAGCAGCAGGAAGAAGCAGCCAAAGCTCAACAGGAAGCCGCAAGAAGGGCAAGACAACAGGAAGCACAGCAAGAACAAATCAATGCAGAAGAAGCTCCTGCAGAACCGAAAGAGGACAAGCCTAAAACGGAACCTAAGCAAGAACCGCCAAAGACAGAAGGACCTCAACCGAAAGTAGCAGGAAGGCCGGCAAGGATCAGTCCGCAGGTGTAA
- a CDS encoding DUF669 domain-containing protein, whose translation MNLKEMAAQILAEGFNPETDPVSDFDNLPDGEYDAMLTDVQWRTNDKGTEWLNFELEILNDGYENRKYFGGIFFSSEKMLNQNIKRTFKYAALLGVELTPDDLDQPELTLVEAFKHALGQQLTLTLKTSKSGFQNFDLSEFTPF comes from the coding sequence ATGAATTTAAAAGAAATGGCAGCTCAAATTTTAGCAGAAGGTTTTAATCCTGAAACGGATCCTGTAAGTGATTTTGATAACTTGCCTGATGGTGAATATGACGCCATGCTTACAGATGTCCAATGGAGAACGAATGACAAGGGTACAGAATGGCTCAATTTTGAATTGGAAATTTTGAATGACGGATATGAAAATAGAAAGTATTTTGGCGGGATTTTCTTCTCCAGTGAAAAAATGCTTAACCAAAATATTAAGCGTACTTTTAAATATGCTGCTCTTTTAGGTGTAGAGTTGACGCCTGACGATTTGGACCAGCCCGAATTAACATTGGTGGAAGCTTTTAAACATGCTCTCGGCCAGCAGCTAACACTTACATTAAAAACAAGCAAAAGCGGGTTCCAAAACTTTGACCTATCAGAGTTTACACCGTTTTAA
- a CDS encoding DNA polymerase domain-containing protein, which translates to MFTFYDFEVFTKDWLVVFEKDGQLTRIHNDRDALKRYLSTVQFLIGFNNYNYDDFILAALLRDMDAYEVSQQIIRKKKPKLFLNKPITLDVMQELKLGVGLKETQANIGLNIHETPVDFNLNRPLNDEEIERTFKYCENDVLTTKELFEKREDYFSSKFEIVQTFKLPAASVKKTRARLSADVLKCKKHDIPNDRINLVYDKRLLIHELPKDIVQFYKDIEQDFKGGTDFKELESRKYERVIAGVPHVFGFGGLHGAIENYVHEGDMMAIDVSSYYPSLMINNNFMSRASKEPGLFKQMYDERLRLKKIKDSKQGVYKIILNSTYGAMKHEYNPLYDPLQANNICVNGQLILTHLILLLQNFCKLIQSNTDGIIIQYDDELKNDIMIVLDYWQNRYQLSLDVDYIKKIAQRDVNNYVIQYHDGKVSAKGRFANFDGGDYERNSLTVIDKALVDHYIYDIPIHKTVIGCFKRNELDRFQLIAKAGSTFNGIVQNIDGEMIELQKVNRVFATNDKQLGPIYKIKNVARTKRYNKIPFTSENVIVHNDTLDTFNKRNLDLNWYIKETERWLF; encoded by the coding sequence TTGTTTACCTTTTACGATTTTGAAGTATTCACTAAAGATTGGTTAGTCGTATTTGAAAAAGATGGACAGTTAACACGTATTCACAACGACAGGGACGCTCTCAAGCGTTACCTGTCCACTGTCCAGTTTTTAATAGGTTTTAATAACTACAATTACGATGATTTTATTTTGGCTGCATTGTTACGAGATATGGACGCCTATGAAGTATCACAGCAAATTATCAGAAAGAAAAAGCCTAAACTGTTTCTTAATAAGCCGATAACGCTTGATGTTATGCAGGAATTAAAGCTAGGTGTCGGTTTAAAAGAGACACAAGCCAATATAGGTTTAAATATCCATGAAACGCCAGTTGATTTTAATCTGAACAGACCGTTAAATGACGAAGAAATCGAACGTACTTTTAAATACTGTGAAAACGATGTCCTAACAACAAAAGAGTTATTCGAAAAGCGAGAAGATTATTTTTCTTCAAAATTCGAAATTGTCCAGACGTTCAAACTGCCTGCTGCATCAGTTAAGAAAACAAGGGCCAGGCTGTCAGCAGATGTTTTGAAATGTAAGAAACACGACATACCAAACGACAGGATAAATCTTGTCTATGATAAACGATTGCTCATCCATGAGTTACCCAAAGATATTGTTCAATTTTACAAAGACATTGAGCAGGATTTTAAAGGTGGTACGGATTTCAAGGAATTAGAATCCCGAAAATATGAACGTGTCATTGCAGGCGTTCCTCATGTGTTTGGTTTTGGTGGACTTCACGGAGCGATTGAAAACTATGTACATGAGGGGGACATGATGGCCATTGACGTCTCTTCGTATTATCCATCACTCATGATAAACAACAATTTTATGAGTCGTGCCAGCAAAGAGCCTGGGTTATTTAAACAAATGTATGATGAACGATTACGGCTTAAAAAAATAAAAGATAGCAAGCAGGGTGTGTACAAGATTATTTTAAATAGCACCTATGGAGCTATGAAACATGAATACAATCCACTTTATGACCCACTACAAGCAAATAATATCTGTGTAAACGGTCAACTTATTCTTACTCACTTAATTTTATTACTACAAAACTTTTGCAAACTTATCCAATCTAATACGGACGGGATAATCATTCAATATGATGATGAGTTGAAAAATGACATTATGATTGTTTTGGATTATTGGCAAAATCGTTATCAGCTTAGTTTAGATGTTGATTATATCAAGAAAATAGCACAACGAGACGTGAACAATTATGTCATTCAATATCATGACGGTAAAGTCTCAGCAAAAGGCAGATTTGCCAATTTTGATGGCGGCGACTATGAACGAAATAGTTTAACCGTTATCGACAAAGCGCTTGTTGACCATTACATCTATGACATTCCAATACATAAAACGGTCATTGGCTGCTTTAAACGAAATGAATTGGATCGGTTTCAACTAATAGCCAAAGCAGGAAGCACTTTTAATGGAATCGTTCAAAACATTGACGGTGAAATGATTGAACTTCAAAAGGTGAATAGAGTGTTTGCGACAAATGACAAACAGTTGGGTCCCATTTATAAAATTAAAAACGTTGCCAGAACAAAGAGGTACAACAAAATACCTTTCACCAGTGAGAATGTGATTGTTCATAACGATACGTTAGACACTTTTAATAAACGAAATCTTGATTTGAACTGGTATATCAAAGAAACCGAAAGGTGGTTATTTTGA
- the thyX gene encoding FAD-dependent thymidylate synthase, whose product MTKINVLDKGYVRLVDCMGDDTTIVNAARVSYDKQTDELSDKDKRLIKFLATHEHTSPFRHATLQFEVYAPLMVARQWWKYVVGSNHTMEAWNESSRRYVTEEPEFYVPGSKSWRSAPNNSKQGSGKPVDDDLGMDALHRLMDTVFRGEQNYRWALENGICAEQARLFLPAYGMYVRWYWTASLQSVAHFINQRVESDAQKEIQEYAHAVKELALEKFPVSLSELIKP is encoded by the coding sequence ATGACAAAAATAAACGTACTGGATAAAGGTTATGTAAGATTAGTAGATTGCATGGGCGACGATACAACGATAGTCAACGCGGCTCGTGTCAGCTATGACAAACAAACAGACGAATTAAGCGATAAAGATAAACGCTTAATTAAATTCCTTGCAACACATGAACACACTTCACCATTCAGACATGCAACGTTGCAATTTGAAGTTTATGCCCCTCTCATGGTGGCCCGTCAATGGTGGAAGTACGTAGTGGGCAGTAACCACACGATGGAAGCCTGGAACGAATCATCAAGAAGGTATGTAACAGAGGAACCAGAGTTTTATGTTCCGGGTTCGAAAAGTTGGCGGTCGGCTCCAAACAATTCCAAACAAGGAAGTGGCAAACCGGTAGATGATGATTTGGGAATGGATGCCCTTCACAGGCTTATGGATACGGTTTTTAGAGGGGAACAAAATTACAGATGGGCATTAGAAAATGGTATATGCGCCGAACAAGCCCGTCTCTTCCTTCCTGCATACGGAATGTACGTGAGATGGTACTGGACAGCAAGTTTACAGTCAGTTGCTCATTTTATAAACCAACGTGTGGAAAGCGATGCGCAGAAGGAAATCCAAGAATACGCCCATGCTGTAAAAGAATTGGCTCTTGAAAAGTTTCCTGTCTCTTTAAGTGAGTTGATTAAACCATGA
- a CDS encoding nucleoside triphosphate pyrophosphohydrolase family protein, which yields MKVKRPKISQAVVDGFAAIIDAQDKKGLEKYDRSIDDAVDEDYDWKLMALEEMADYSKYLVREIRRLRNALDSFLNRDLTSLALLDVNQERIAQNAKWGLQRHDYPFWLTILVEEVGEVSQAMQKDCTSYKNSDASDLYKELIQVAAVAVAIAEQVKENDATL from the coding sequence GTGAAAGTTAAAAGACCAAAAATAAGTCAAGCAGTTGTCGATGGATTTGCAGCCATCATAGATGCACAGGATAAAAAGGGATTAGAAAAGTATGACCGTTCGATTGATGATGCAGTCGACGAAGATTACGACTGGAAACTGATGGCCTTGGAAGAAATGGCTGATTACTCAAAATATCTTGTAAGGGAAATTCGGCGACTCAGAAATGCACTAGATTCATTTTTAAACAGAGATTTAACAAGTTTAGCTCTATTAGATGTAAACCAAGAAAGAATCGCTCAAAACGCAAAATGGGGTCTGCAAAGACATGACTATCCTTTTTGGCTAACTATTCTTGTCGAGGAAGTAGGCGAAGTTTCCCAAGCGATGCAAAAAGATTGCACTTCTTACAAAAATTCAGATGCAAGCGATCTATACAAAGAATTAATTCAAGTCGCCGCCGTTGCCGTAGCGATTGCAGAGCAGGTGAAGGAAAATGATGCAACGTTATGA